The DNA window CATTTTAGGAATGTAATCAGTAATCTGTAggggaatacattttaaaagtaaccCTCCCAACACTGCCCATTGTTTTCTGAAGAAACCTTTAGAAGCCCAATGATGCAGAGGCTTTAAGGGTTCTGGCTAAAAGTAACTATACGCcaagctgtcagtcaaatcatCCATGCTTCTACTTCTACTACATAATTCGTAACCTAAATATCAACtggatgagtttaaaaaaaaaatcacaaacctACAGTTAAAAATAAGTCAGAATGAAacagttttttgtaccaggctgtaaacatgtttatttctgctgtaaaaataggCATTTTTGGCATGGGACCTAATAGGGATCTCTTTGCTTTAGGAGCCAGACTTAAgcggacactggaggaactatAGTTTTTTGTATCTCAGCAGTGGCTCCATTTATCAAGACCGGTTGTTCCCGCTTGCCGTGAATACAGAAGTACAACATCATAACAACAACTGAGTTCCCTTCCCTGTGCTTAGAGTCAAAGTGGCTTTTTAAAACGTAGAACTACAACGTGCCTCTGGAGTCCATCCTCCCCATCCCAAAGGTGATCCAGAGAGAACACGCCCCTCTGCTCAACAAATGTCTCAAAAAGGTGAAGTCCACCGCCTACACCAAAGTAGTGCGATTTGGTGGCGAGGTAGACGAGCCCGTTGGGAGCCAGCAGTTTGTGGAGGGTCTCGTGTAGCGCTGGGTAGTACGCCGTGTTGTAGATAGTCTCTGCGGTGAATATGATGTCATATTTGGGATGAGGCTCCTCCTTTTTAACCAAAGCAAGAAATGTGCTCCAGTCACCAGAGAAGAAACGACACTTGGCGAGAAGTGGGTCCTGGGAGAGGTCTGCGGCTCTTTTCTTAGGTGGGGAAATACCATCTTTTTCCTCATCTTTCACCTTCTTTTCACAACCATCTTCCTCCTTTACCTTTCCCTTACCACTCCCCTGTTTGTCCTCTTCACTGTCAACTTCATCTTCCTCTTGGCAATTCAGTATTACATTTGGCACGGTGAGCTGTTCAATAACCGTACTGTTATAATCTTGAAAGTGGACCTGCCTGGCTCCTCTCTTAAGAGCCAATATCCCTAACAGCCCCGCCCCACATCCCAAATCCAAAACCGCCTTCCCCCCAAAggtctctccatctttctcaaTCAGCTCCAGGAGGTCATACGTGCACTCCCACACCTTCAGCCCTCCCTCATACACGCCAGAGATGAGGTCAGACCTCTGCTCAGCGGTGCGTAACAGGATTTCctccctgtcctctctctctgcagccgtCTTTTCAAAAACTGTCTCGTTCAGGAAGTGAAGAGGAGGTAGAGTCCCTATAGTAATTGTTTCAGCCACAGCGTCAGTGAGGAGAAACTGGGGGTCAGATTGTGGAAGGTGCTCTTTGGCCTCTTTCACTGGCTCTGCTGGTTTGGTACGGTCCTcaatctgaaaaacacaaagtggcACATATGGTTTAAGAAGAAATGTATTCCCTTGCACGCGTGCATCTGAACACTCTGTGAAGCTACattcattatgttttaatattcaaataTCATGGTTTGAAGCCCATTCAACCGCAGGGATATGAAGCTGTGATAAATTGATGCTCTTTAGCCAGAAGTGAAAAACCGCTGCATGTAAGACAGACTTTTAAGACTTTGTTTTAGCTGGAAAACTAAATTAGAATAATTTTTAGAGATGCAATTATTTACTtcaaaaaaggaacaaaataaataaattaaatgcatAAAATCTTCAGCAACAACTAtgaggttttcaaattaaatctttcaaactgaaatgggagaattttacttttttatcatAAAGAAGCcgttccatctcgtctgaaaTCTTGATGGAGACGATCTGTGagcacttcttacagttcagtctgaatgtcttcaaagtgagactgtgcgAGCTGACATTGTTTAAAGTGCCCAACAATCATTCTCAAGTCCGATATCCGATCCGTAAATGATGTCAATATTGGACCCGACGGCGATATTGGATCAGCTCTGTCCCATCTCTAACaattttattgaattatttcAGATCTAATGGAGACTGTTAGTTGCCGTTTTGTAACTCTTCACTCAGAAAAACACCTGTGGAAAGCTTTACCTGCGGAGCTCAAACTGGATCCAGACTGGagtctttttaaactcaaactgaaacCGTCCTTAAAGAGGACTCAGTCTTGTGGTCACGTACGATCTTGCTCTTCCTGTTTtacttcatgatgatgatgatagtttTATATCCTGTACTgttctctgtctttttattgttgtacttgtctgattctgttttttgtaactatttttttacatttcaaaaaagGCTTCTCTCGGCTTAGATAACTCTGCGTTCTCCACTTTAAGTTTCAGTTAATATATATGACATCTGTTGATTAAAGGATGGTTGAGGTCTAAAAAGGAGATGATTCGTTGATCGCTTTAGGATTCTAACGATTCAAAAACATCAGAAGTGTATAAAGAACTTTGGATTAAGAACAAATACCTGACAGCGCCGTGTTTGTTGGGatgttattgtgttgaaatGAAGGTACTCACTAACATATTCTTCGGATGCAAATGCATTAGTTTTTATTGCTACTGTACTAATTAAGACTGAAAACCATGAATCAGGTTTGTAATTGATTGGGTGATGATTGACATACTGCGAGAAAAACAGTTCATGTGATCGCACCCACAAGTACACATcacttcaataaaataaaaaaatgtctggtGATTTTCTTTGAACGTCTCACAAATTTGGCTTCTGACTCAACAATAACAACTCCTACAGACTTATATCAGTATTAACTTGTATCATTTCCGTTGACTTTTAATTGACATACTTTTAGACTATGACATCACAGTTAGTGGGTGAAGAGATTGTCAACCTACGCTCTCTAGTGGTTGCTCAACTAACCTACTTTCAATGTTTGTGATGGAATCCCTTCCACgatggaaaaaaatatcttaTTAATATTTGAATATGTGGGTTTATTTGTGTCTGATGAACCGTGTAGGAGTATGGAGAGGGGCTCTGTTTTATTCCATGGAAGTCTTTCAACTGCTTTACTCTTCTTTATCTATTTCAATAGAAGACAGGTCTGCCTTTATTATTAGGTACACCTACATGTTT is part of the Labrus bergylta chromosome 10, fLabBer1.1, whole genome shotgun sequence genome and encodes:
- the mettl18 gene encoding histidine protein methyltransferase 1 homolog, with translation MSFCFNFDVPAQTTNPEEESGVHLQHGQKDDAAKPIEDRTKPAEPVKEAKEHLPQSDPQFLLTDAVAETITIGTLPPLHFLNETVFEKTAAEREDREEILLRTAEQRSDLISGVYEGGLKVWECTYDLLELIEKDGETFGGKAVLDLGCGAGLLGILALKRGARQVHFQDYNSTVIEQLTVPNVILNCQEEDEVDSEEDKQGSGKGKVKEEDGCEKKVKDEEKDGISPPKKRAADLSQDPLLAKCRFFSGDWSTFLALVKKEEPHPKYDIIFTAETIYNTAYYPALHETLHKLLAPNGLVYLATKSHYFGVGGGLHLFETFVEQRGVFSLDHLWDGEDGLQRHVVVLRFKKPL